From the Flavobacterium galactosidilyticum genome, one window contains:
- a CDS encoding ATP-binding cassette domain-containing protein: MIKNVLEVDSVQKQYDGKIIISDVYLKCETGDIIGVLGRNGSGKSTLLKIIFGIVAADFKFVRINGAVKSKTSTLLNQISYLAQDNFIPNSFSIKKTIALSISKDKVEEFYADEMIQSMLDKKIKHLSGGELRYLEIKLILHNESKFVLLDEPYNGLSPIMIDKINQLIIEKSISKGIIITDHNYENVIKVSTKLALMKEGKMFHLKNKSELVERSYLNEGMI; the protein is encoded by the coding sequence ATGATTAAAAATGTTCTTGAAGTCGATAGTGTTCAAAAACAATATGATGGTAAAATCATAATTTCAGATGTGTATTTGAAATGCGAAACGGGTGATATTATTGGCGTTTTAGGAAGAAATGGTTCGGGGAAATCGACACTTTTAAAAATCATTTTCGGAATCGTAGCTGCTGATTTTAAGTTTGTGCGGATAAATGGTGCTGTGAAATCAAAAACCAGCACGTTACTAAACCAAATCAGTTATTTAGCTCAAGATAATTTTATTCCAAATTCATTTTCGATAAAAAAGACTATTGCATTATCTATTTCCAAAGATAAAGTGGAAGAATTTTATGCTGATGAAATGATTCAATCCATGCTCGATAAGAAAATAAAACATTTGTCGGGAGGAGAATTACGGTACTTAGAAATTAAATTAATTCTACATAATGAATCTAAGTTTGTTTTACTTGACGAACCTTATAATGGTTTGTCACCAATTATGATTGATAAAATAAATCAATTAATCATCGAAAAGTCAATCTCAAAAGGAATTATTATCACAGATCATAATTATGAAAATGTGATAAAAGTCTCCACTAAATTAGCATTGATGAAAGAGGGTAAAATGTTTCACTTAAAAAATAAAAGTGAGTTGGTTGAGAGAAGTTATTTGAACGAGGGAATGATTTAA
- the aceB gene encoding malate synthase A — protein MDFKEVFSENLLIFSKETTEHYPEILTDEAMTFLSLLHENFNDKRLALLERREKQQFLFDKGALPSFPVETKSIRESNWEAAKTPEDLLDRRVEITGPVDRKMVINALNSGAKTFMADFEDSTSPTWSNLMEGQQNLKDAVNKTITLEDKIKNKKYSLNDKTAVLIVRPRGLHLSEKHILINKKKASASLIDFGLYAFHNHKKLVENDTAPYFYIPKLEHYLEARWWNEVFEFTQDYLGVKNGTFKATVLIETITASFQLDEIIFELKDHIVGLNCGRWDYIFSYIKKLRTNPAFLVPNRDQVTMTTPFMNAYSQLVIQRCHKRGIHAIGGMAAQIPIKNNEEANKIAFDKVIADKEREVKNGHDGTWVAHPDLVALAKTVFDKYMPAKNQIDVKREDIHVTESDLLETPKGTITEEGVRKNISISVLYIASWLNGQGAAALNNLMEDAATAEISRSQLWQWLQNKVILDNEKVLTEKYYHRLAMEEFEKIRAVVGDENHEKQKYRLAEELLDKLVVNEKFIEFLTIPGYKYL, from the coding sequence ATGGATTTTAAAGAAGTATTTTCAGAAAATTTGTTAATTTTTTCAAAAGAAACAACCGAGCACTACCCGGAAATCTTAACTGATGAAGCAATGACTTTTTTGTCATTACTTCATGAAAACTTTAACGACAAGAGACTCGCGCTTTTAGAGCGAAGAGAAAAACAACAATTTTTATTTGACAAAGGAGCTTTACCCTCTTTTCCTGTTGAAACAAAAAGCATCAGAGAAAGTAATTGGGAAGCAGCCAAAACTCCTGAAGATTTACTTGACAGAAGAGTCGAGATAACAGGGCCTGTCGACAGAAAAATGGTTATCAACGCTTTGAACTCAGGAGCCAAAACTTTTATGGCCGATTTTGAAGACAGTACTTCTCCCACTTGGAGCAACTTGATGGAAGGACAACAAAATCTAAAAGATGCTGTAAACAAAACAATCACACTAGAGGACAAGATTAAAAATAAAAAATACAGCCTTAACGACAAAACAGCTGTTTTGATTGTTAGACCAAGAGGTTTGCATTTATCCGAGAAACATATTTTAATCAACAAAAAGAAAGCTTCGGCATCATTGATTGATTTTGGATTATATGCTTTTCACAATCATAAAAAACTTGTTGAAAATGACACAGCACCCTATTTTTATATTCCAAAATTAGAGCATTATCTAGAAGCGCGCTGGTGGAATGAAGTATTTGAATTCACACAAGATTATTTAGGCGTAAAAAACGGAACCTTCAAAGCAACCGTTTTAATCGAAACGATTACTGCAAGTTTTCAATTAGACGAAATCATTTTTGAACTCAAAGATCACATCGTAGGTCTGAATTGCGGAAGATGGGATTATATTTTTTCTTACATCAAAAAATTAAGAACAAATCCAGCTTTTCTTGTTCCTAATAGAGATCAAGTAACCATGACGACTCCGTTCATGAACGCTTATTCTCAACTGGTAATTCAAAGATGTCATAAACGCGGTATTCATGCGATAGGCGGAATGGCTGCTCAAATTCCGATTAAGAATAACGAAGAAGCTAACAAAATAGCTTTTGATAAAGTGATCGCGGATAAAGAGCGAGAAGTAAAAAATGGACATGACGGAACTTGGGTAGCGCACCCAGATTTAGTTGCGCTTGCTAAGACTGTTTTTGATAAATACATGCCAGCTAAAAATCAAATCGACGTAAAACGAGAGGATATTCACGTTACGGAAAGTGACTTGCTAGAAACACCCAAAGGAACAATTACCGAGGAAGGAGTTCGAAAAAACATCAGCATATCTGTTTTATACATCGCTTCATGGCTAAACGGTCAAGGTGCTGCAGCACTAAATAATCTAATGGAAGATGCTGCAACTGCTGAGATTTCGAGATCGCAACTATGGCAGTGGCTACAAAATAAAGTCATTTTAGACAATGAAAAAGTACTGACTGAGAAATATTACCATCGATTAGCCATGGAAGAATTTGAAAAAATCAGAGCAGTAGTTGGCGATGAAAATCACGAAAAACAAAAATACCGCCTAGCTGAAGAATTATTAGATAAACTAGTTGTAAATGAAAAATTTATCGAATTTCTGACTATTCCAGGCTACAAATACTTATAA
- a CDS encoding WD40/YVTN/BNR-like repeat-containing protein: protein MKKTLFYSALFLQTVSWGQVSSEAIQKSLESKKLMETKSLFQNVLFENVGPTVMSGRVVDVDVNPENPTEFYVGYASGGLWYTNNNGMSFTPVMDGAPTQNVGDIAIDWKKGTIWVGTGEVNSSRSSYAGIGILKSDDKGKTWQNMGLHDSHHISRILLNPSNPDEIVVGVVGHLYSKNEERGVYKTTDGGKTWKKSLFIDSETGIIDVAVSPKNFNTQYAASWSKDRKAWDFKGSGATSGIYKSEDAGMTWKLYSTTESGFPVGEGVGRIGLAVYDDATVYAVLDNQFKRPLPSQKSNSLPMAFSVPGDEFLKLPNKTLNSILKNYGLTEKFRAENIKHWVENGYLKPNEARKVVFDAINSVAETEVIGAEVYKSTNGGKNWTKTHNGFIDDFFYSYGYYFSVISVDPNDANKIYLSGVPIIKSDDGGKTFTSISEENVHADHHVVWVNPNKSGHLINGNDGGLNISYDDGAHWFKGNSHGVSQFYAVNVDEQEPYNIYGGMQDNGVWVGPSNYNYSSEWYQTGKYPYENLMGGDGMQIQIDNRNPNIVFTGFQFGSYYRIDRATNKRDYISPKPIKGEKPLRYNWQTPILLSSHNQEILYIGSNFFHRSMNQGKTWTAISPDLTQGGKEGNVAFGTIAAISESPLQFGLLYTGSDDGLVHLSKDGGVSWSKISGTLPKDRWVSRVVASAHKKERVYVTLNGYRNDDFASYVYSSDDCGQTWTNIATNLPISPVNVIVEDNVNENILYIGTDNGLYISMDKGVSWNDFSSEIPNVAVHDLVIQKKARDLVVGTHGRSIYKVNLEQVQQLNDKVLAEKLHIFEITKIKKSKDWGNSWSSWANASEPKAEIWFYSDSDAEVLIQVENSLKEVVFSEKMKAVKGLNKQVYDLSISKETANKYKSRDKKLKLEESKNGKYYLPVSTSKISIKKGKDSVTTNLEIIESK, encoded by the coding sequence ATGAAAAAAACACTATTCTACTCTGCCTTATTTTTACAAACAGTCTCTTGGGGACAAGTTTCTTCGGAAGCGATTCAAAAATCATTGGAATCCAAAAAATTAATGGAAACCAAATCTCTTTTTCAGAATGTGCTTTTCGAAAATGTAGGTCCAACAGTAATGAGTGGAAGAGTAGTGGATGTAGATGTAAATCCAGAAAATCCAACGGAGTTTTATGTAGGTTATGCGTCTGGAGGATTATGGTACACGAATAATAACGGAATGAGTTTTACGCCTGTTATGGATGGAGCGCCTACGCAAAATGTGGGTGATATCGCCATAGATTGGAAAAAAGGAACTATTTGGGTAGGAACTGGTGAAGTGAATTCGTCCCGATCTTCTTACGCTGGAATTGGAATTTTAAAATCTGACGATAAAGGTAAAACCTGGCAAAATATGGGATTGCATGACAGTCATCATATTAGCAGAATCCTTTTAAATCCTTCAAATCCTGATGAAATTGTTGTGGGTGTTGTGGGGCATTTATATTCAAAAAATGAAGAAAGAGGCGTTTATAAAACGACTGACGGTGGAAAAACTTGGAAAAAATCTTTATTTATTGATAGTGAAACAGGAATTATAGATGTGGCTGTTTCGCCAAAAAACTTTAATACTCAATATGCAGCTTCATGGAGCAAGGACAGAAAAGCATGGGATTTTAAAGGAAGCGGTGCTACATCTGGAATCTATAAAAGTGAAGATGCTGGAATGACTTGGAAACTTTACTCCACCACTGAAAGTGGGTTTCCTGTGGGAGAAGGTGTTGGCCGAATTGGGTTAGCGGTTTATGACGATGCTACTGTATATGCTGTTTTAGATAATCAATTCAAGAGACCTTTACCGTCTCAAAAAAGTAATTCCTTGCCAATGGCATTTTCTGTTCCTGGTGATGAATTTTTGAAATTGCCAAATAAAACTCTGAATTCTATTTTAAAAAATTACGGTTTAACCGAAAAATTTAGAGCTGAAAATATCAAACATTGGGTTGAAAACGGTTATTTGAAACCTAATGAAGCTCGAAAAGTGGTTTTTGACGCAATAAATAGTGTGGCTGAAACAGAAGTTATAGGAGCTGAGGTTTACAAATCAACTAATGGAGGGAAGAATTGGACTAAAACACATAATGGTTTTATCGATGATTTCTTTTATTCGTATGGTTATTATTTTAGTGTTATTTCCGTAGATCCAAACGATGCAAATAAAATTTATTTATCAGGAGTGCCTATCATAAAATCTGATGATGGCGGAAAAACTTTTACTTCAATTAGTGAAGAAAATGTTCATGCAGATCATCATGTCGTTTGGGTAAACCCAAATAAATCTGGGCACTTAATTAACGGGAATGATGGTGGATTGAATATTTCTTACGATGATGGAGCGCATTGGTTTAAAGGAAATTCACATGGCGTAAGTCAGTTTTATGCGGTTAATGTAGACGAGCAAGAACCGTATAATATTTATGGTGGAATGCAGGACAATGGGGTTTGGGTTGGACCAAGTAATTACAACTATTCATCAGAATGGTACCAAACTGGGAAATATCCCTATGAAAATTTGATGGGCGGAGACGGAATGCAAATTCAAATTGATAACAGAAATCCAAATATTGTTTTTACAGGATTTCAGTTTGGTAGCTATTATAGAATTGATCGCGCAACGAACAAACGCGATTATATTTCGCCAAAGCCTATAAAAGGAGAGAAGCCGTTACGATACAATTGGCAAACACCTATTTTATTGTCTTCACACAATCAGGAGATTTTGTATATAGGATCTAATTTCTTTCATCGCTCCATGAATCAAGGAAAAACTTGGACTGCCATTTCTCCTGATTTGACGCAAGGAGGAAAGGAAGGAAATGTAGCTTTTGGAACCATTGCGGCTATAAGCGAAAGTCCATTGCAATTTGGTTTGCTTTATACAGGAAGTGATGATGGTTTGGTTCATCTATCGAAAGATGGAGGTGTAAGCTGGAGTAAAATATCAGGTACTTTGCCAAAAGACCGATGGGTTTCGAGAGTAGTAGCTTCGGCACATAAAAAAGAAAGAGTCTACGTTACTTTAAATGGATATAGAAATGATGATTTTGCAAGCTATGTATACAGCTCTGATGATTGTGGACAAACATGGACAAACATTGCTACTAACTTGCCTATAAGTCCCGTAAATGTTATTGTTGAAGATAATGTAAACGAAAATATTTTATATATAGGTACTGACAACGGACTTTATATTTCGATGGATAAAGGGGTAAGTTGGAATGATTTTTCTAGCGAAATTCCTAATGTAGCAGTTCATGATTTAGTGATTCAAAAGAAAGCTAGAGATTTAGTGGTGGGAACTCACGGTCGTTCTATTTATAAAGTTAATTTAGAGCAGGTTCAACAATTGAATGATAAGGTCTTGGCTGAAAAGCTTCATATTTTTGAAATTACAAAAATCAAAAAATCAAAAGATTGGGGTAATAGTTGGAGTTCGTGGGCTAACGCTTCAGAGCCAAAAGCTGAGATCTGGTTTTATTCAGATTCTGATGCAGAAGTTCTAATTCAAGTTGAAAACAGTTTAAAAGAAGTTGTGTTTTCTGAAAAGATGAAAGCGGTAAAAGGATTGAATAAACAGGTTTACGATCTTTCGATATCGAAAGAAACGGCAAACAAATATAAAAGTAGAGACAAGAAGTTAAAGCTAGAAGAATCTAAAAACGGTAAATACTACCTTCCGGTTTCAACTAGTAAAATTAGTATTAAAAAAGGAAAAGATAGTGTTACTACCAATCTTGAAATTATAGAATCTAAATAA
- a CDS encoding TIGR00266 family protein encodes MQAHEIDYHIFGEEMQYVEIELDPQEIVIAEAGSFMMMDNNIKMETIFGDGSVQQNTLFDKLLSAGKRVLTGESLFMTAFINQNNTKSKVSFAAPYPGKIIAIDLTHFGGKFICQKDSFLCAAKGVAIGIEFSKKLGRGLFGGEGFIMQKIEGDGMAFVHSGGTLAKKELAAGEILKVDTGCIVGFTKDVDYDIEFIGGIKNSIFGGEGLFYATLRGPGTVYIQSLPFSRLADRIIASAPKAGGKSREEGSLLGGLGNLLDGDNRF; translated from the coding sequence ATGCAAGCACACGAAATAGATTATCACATATTTGGCGAGGAAATGCAATATGTAGAAATAGAATTAGACCCACAAGAAATAGTAATTGCCGAAGCTGGTAGTTTTATGATGATGGACAACAACATTAAGATGGAAACTATTTTTGGAGATGGATCTGTTCAGCAAAACACTTTGTTTGACAAGTTATTAAGCGCTGGAAAACGAGTGCTTACTGGCGAAAGTCTATTTATGACTGCCTTTATCAATCAAAATAATACAAAAAGCAAAGTGTCATTTGCAGCTCCTTATCCAGGAAAAATTATTGCAATAGACTTAACGCATTTTGGAGGGAAATTCATATGCCAGAAAGACTCTTTTCTTTGCGCTGCTAAAGGAGTTGCGATTGGAATTGAATTTTCTAAAAAACTAGGGCGTGGTTTATTTGGCGGCGAAGGTTTTATTATGCAAAAAATAGAAGGTGACGGAATGGCCTTTGTGCATTCTGGCGGAACATTAGCCAAAAAAGAATTGGCCGCAGGCGAAATCCTAAAAGTTGATACCGGTTGTATCGTAGGTTTTACAAAAGATGTCGATTATGATATCGAATTTATTGGCGGAATTAAGAATTCTATTTTTGGTGGCGAAGGTCTATTTTACGCAACACTTCGAGGACCAGGAACTGTCTACATACAATCCTTACCTTTCAGCAGACTAGCTGACAGAATCATCGCTTCTGCACCAAAAGCTGGCGGCAAAAGTCGTGAAGAAGGTAGTTTATTAGGTGGATTAGGCAACTTATTAGATGGTGATAACCGATTTTAA
- the aceA gene encoding isocitrate lyase has product MKTNETRIQELITDWLTNPRWDGIERPYTAAEVIKLQGSYEIEHSVARIGANNLWNKLNAQEFVAGLGALTGNQAIQEVEAGLDAIYLSGWQVAADANVAGEMYPDQSLYPANSVPLVVKRINNALLRADQIQVVNGTTDKKQYLVPIIADAEAGFGGNLNAFELMKSMIEAGAAGVHFEDQLSSAKKCGHLGGKVLVPTQEAINKLIAARLAADVMGTPTLIVARTDADAANLLTSDIDPRDAKFITGEKTGEGFFYVNCGVEQGIDRGLSYAPYADLIWMETSNPDLDYARKFAEGIHAKFPGKMLAYNCSPSFNWAAKLSVPEMETFREDLAAMGYKFQFITLAGFHALNTSMFELSKAYKERGMAGYSELQEREFALQQYGFKAVKHQGFVGTSYFDAVQNTVTIGKSSTTAMKDSTEAAQF; this is encoded by the coding sequence ATGAAAACTAACGAAACAAGAATACAAGAATTAATTACTGATTGGCTTACAAACCCAAGATGGGACGGAATCGAACGTCCTTACACTGCTGCAGAAGTTATTAAATTACAAGGTTCGTACGAAATAGAACACAGTGTTGCTAGAATTGGAGCAAACAACTTATGGAACAAACTAAATGCTCAGGAATTTGTAGCGGGTCTTGGTGCACTTACTGGAAACCAAGCGATTCAAGAGGTTGAAGCGGGGCTAGACGCCATTTATTTAAGCGGTTGGCAAGTTGCCGCTGATGCCAATGTAGCCGGCGAAATGTACCCAGATCAATCCTTATATCCTGCTAACAGTGTGCCGTTAGTTGTAAAACGAATTAACAATGCGCTATTACGAGCAGATCAAATACAAGTTGTAAATGGAACTACCGATAAAAAACAATATCTAGTTCCTATTATAGCTGATGCTGAAGCTGGTTTTGGTGGAAACCTTAATGCTTTTGAATTAATGAAATCGATGATTGAAGCTGGTGCTGCTGGAGTTCACTTTGAAGACCAACTAAGTTCTGCTAAAAAATGTGGACATTTAGGCGGAAAAGTATTGGTTCCAACTCAAGAAGCTATCAATAAATTGATTGCAGCACGTTTAGCAGCAGATGTAATGGGAACGCCAACATTAATTGTAGCGCGAACAGACGCTGATGCTGCAAATTTACTAACAAGCGATATTGACCCAAGAGACGCTAAGTTCATCACCGGAGAAAAAACTGGAGAAGGATTCTTCTACGTAAATTGTGGGGTGGAACAAGGGATTGATCGAGGCTTGAGTTATGCACCGTATGCAGATTTGATTTGGATGGAAACCAGCAATCCAGATCTTGACTATGCTAGAAAATTTGCCGAAGGAATTCATGCAAAATTTCCAGGAAAAATGTTAGCGTATAATTGCTCGCCATCGTTCAACTGGGCTGCAAAACTATCAGTGCCTGAAATGGAAACTTTTAGAGAAGATCTTGCTGCAATGGGATACAAATTCCAGTTCATCACTTTAGCTGGATTCCACGCTTTAAACACAAGCATGTTTGAATTATCAAAAGCGTACAAAGAAAGAGGAATGGCAGGTTATTCTGAATTACAAGAAAGAGAATTTGCATTGCAACAATACGGTTTCAAGGCTGTAAAACACCAAGGTTTCGTAGGTACATCCTATTTTGATGCCGTACAAAACACAGTAACCATTGGGAAATCATCAACAACAGCGATGAAAGACTCTACAGAAGCAGCTCAATTCTAA
- a CDS encoding alpha/beta fold hydrolase codes for MKQTQFKNTQISYSDTGKGNAIVLLHGFLENKGMWDFYIPLFSKKNRVIAIDLLGHGESECLGYVHTMEDHADAVHAVLSELRIRKAIFVGHSMGGYVSLAFAELYPENIKGLVLLNSTASADSKERKINRDRAVKAVKQSFTNFISLSIGNLFSENNRDRLSVEIENVKKEALKTPLQGIVASLEGMKIRLDREVLLHLTPYPKLMVLGEKDPVLPYEETIEQLENTKVELVTFPDGHMSYIENQEQLLILLMNFFKKI; via the coding sequence TTGAAACAAACGCAATTTAAAAACACTCAAATCTCTTATTCCGATACCGGAAAAGGCAATGCGATTGTTTTACTTCATGGTTTCTTGGAAAACAAAGGAATGTGGGACTTTTATATTCCTTTGTTTTCTAAAAAAAACCGAGTGATTGCTATTGATTTACTAGGTCACGGCGAATCAGAATGTTTAGGCTATGTGCACACCATGGAAGACCACGCTGATGCTGTACATGCTGTACTTTCAGAACTGCGCATTCGTAAAGCTATTTTTGTTGGACATTCAATGGGTGGTTATGTTTCTTTAGCGTTTGCGGAATTGTATCCAGAAAATATAAAAGGATTAGTTTTACTAAACTCGACCGCAAGTGCTGATAGCAAAGAGCGAAAAATAAATCGGGATCGCGCTGTAAAAGCAGTCAAGCAATCTTTTACAAATTTCATCTCCCTTTCTATCGGTAACTTATTCAGCGAGAACAACAGAGACCGACTTTCAGTAGAAATCGAAAACGTAAAAAAAGAAGCACTGAAAACACCATTACAAGGAATAGTTGCTTCATTGGAAGGAATGAAAATCAGACTGGATAGAGAAGTACTATTACACCTCACCCCTTATCCTAAATTGATGGTTCTGGGAGAAAAAGATCCCGTATTACCTTATGAAGAAACGATAGAGCAATTAGAAAATACTAAAGTTGAATTAGTCACTTTTCCTGACGGTCACATGAGTTATATTGAGAACCAAGAGCAGCTATTGATCCTTTTAATGAATTTTTTTAAGAAAATTTAA
- a CDS encoding aminopeptidase P family protein: protein MKYHQIERSLFIKNRAKFMAQMKPKSVAVFNSNDIYPISADSTLPFAQHRDIFYLSGVDQEESILLLFPDAPYENQREMLFLKETSEHIAIWEGEKLTKERAFEVSGIRTVYWLQDFEKILFEMMTHSDTIYINTNEHYRATVETETREARFVKWWKEKYPAHTVAKSNPILQRLRSVKETEELDLIQTACNITELGFRRLLSFVKPNVTEYEIEAELIHEFVRNRSRGFAYTPIIASGNNANVLHYIENNQQCKAGDLILLDVAAEYANYSSDLTRTIPVSGKYSNRQKEVYNAVLRVKNEATKMLTKGTLWKQYHIEVGKIMTSELLGLGLLDKADVQNENPDWPAYKKYFMHGTSHHMGLDTHDYGILTEPMQANMVFTVEPGIYIPAEGFGIRLEDDVIVQESGEPFNMMRNIPIEVEEIEQLMNS, encoded by the coding sequence ATGAAATACCATCAAATTGAGCGCAGCCTATTTATAAAAAATCGTGCAAAATTTATGGCTCAAATGAAGCCAAAAAGTGTTGCCGTTTTTAACTCTAACGACATTTATCCTATTTCTGCTGATAGCACTTTGCCTTTTGCACAGCACCGCGACATCTTTTATTTAAGTGGAGTCGATCAAGAAGAGAGCATTTTATTACTTTTTCCCGATGCTCCATACGAAAATCAAAGAGAAATGCTTTTTTTGAAAGAAACTAGCGAACATATTGCGATTTGGGAAGGAGAAAAACTAACCAAAGAACGCGCCTTTGAAGTTTCAGGAATTAGAACTGTGTATTGGCTACAAGATTTCGAAAAAATATTATTCGAAATGATGACTCATTCCGACACGATTTATATTAACACTAACGAACATTACCGTGCGACTGTCGAGACTGAAACTCGCGAAGCCCGCTTTGTAAAATGGTGGAAAGAGAAGTATCCTGCGCATACCGTTGCTAAAAGTAATCCTATATTACAACGCTTGCGTTCTGTAAAAGAAACAGAAGAATTAGATTTAATTCAAACCGCTTGTAATATTACGGAGTTAGGTTTTAGAAGATTACTCTCATTCGTTAAACCAAACGTAACCGAATATGAAATCGAAGCCGAACTAATTCATGAATTTGTACGTAATCGTTCTAGAGGTTTTGCCTACACGCCAATTATCGCTTCAGGAAATAATGCTAACGTGTTGCACTACATCGAAAACAACCAGCAATGTAAAGCAGGTGATTTGATTTTACTTGATGTAGCGGCTGAATATGCTAATTATTCTAGTGATTTGACAAGAACAATTCCAGTTTCTGGAAAATATTCAAACAGACAAAAAGAAGTTTACAACGCGGTTTTACGTGTAAAAAACGAAGCTACTAAAATGCTTACCAAAGGAACTTTGTGGAAACAGTACCATATTGAAGTAGGTAAAATCATGACTTCTGAGTTGCTTGGTTTAGGTCTTCTTGATAAAGCGGATGTTCAAAACGAAAATCCAGATTGGCCAGCCTACAAAAAATATTTCATGCACGGAACGTCGCACCACATGGGACTTGACACTCACGATTACGGAATTTTAACAGAGCCTATGCAAGCGAATATGGTTTTCACTGTTGAGCCAGGAATTTATATTCCAGCAGAAGGTTTTGGAATCCGTTTAGAGGATGATGTAATCGTTCAAGAATCAGGCGAGCCATTCAACATGATGCGCAACATTCCTATAGAAGTAGAGGAAATTGAGCAATTAATGAATTCGTAA